The genomic segment GCAAATTCTTGCTTTTGAAAAACAAATTGATCTGGCTATCAAATATCAAAAACCTCTCTTCATGCATCAGCGCGATGCCCATGAGGCTTTTATGAGCTGCCTAAAAAAGAAGCGACATCAATTTAGCAAAGGAGTTGTCCACTGCTTTACAGGCACTAAAAAAGAGCTCGAAGATTATTTAGAGCTCGACCTACACATTGGCCTCACTGGCTGGATTTGCGATGAGCGCAGAGGCTACCACATGCATAAGTTCATTCCGAAGATTCCACTCAATCGCCTCATGATAGAAACTGACGCTCCCTACCTCATCCCCCGCAATATGAAACCGCGCCCTTCGCGAAATGAACCAGCTTTTCTTGTTCATATCCTCGAGCAATTAGCTGAAATCTACCGTAAGCCACTTACTAAAATCGTCGGAGAAATCGAAAATAGTACTCAGCTTTTTTACGACTTAAAAATCGACTAGCCCACTTTATTTAAACAAAAAAATCGCCCGAAACACA from the Lentisphaera araneosa HTCC2155 genome contains:
- a CDS encoding TatD family hydrolase, translated to MIDICVNWFKPAFNKDREQVIQRAREAGLKRIFSTGSTLENSQQAAELAKSSPDFFSASAGIHPHYSSSWDETTARELEELIKLDQVLAVGECGLDFNRNFSTAEEQILAFEKQIDLAIKYQKPLFMHQRDAHEAFMSCLKKKRHQFSKGVVHCFTGTKKELEDYLELDLHIGLTGWICDERRGYHMHKFIPKIPLNRLMIETDAPYLIPRNMKPRPSRNEPAFLVHILEQLAEIYRKPLTKIVGEIENSTQLFYDLKID